In a single window of the Zea mays cultivar B73 chromosome 5, Zm-B73-REFERENCE-NAM-5.0, whole genome shotgun sequence genome:
- the LOC109939847 gene encoding uncharacterized protein: MSTPVSQQDTQFTDTQGKHGDSGKNMPTNTNVTPKATPHMEPDAPIFDATPQIKSTGGVQQAAETDLPDSGPCFDQTPSEHVSVETDPATNTPQVGQASLDSEMQTVLALREYLCGLQSDTSRTIIDYGEYSATYSDIYESFADGKLP; the protein is encoded by the exons ATGTCTACTCCAGTTTCCCAGCAGGATACGCAGTTTACAGACACACAG GGTAAACATGGTGACAGTGGCAAGAACATGCCGACCAACACAAACGTCACTCCTAAAGCAACACCACATATGGAACCTGACGCGCCGATATTTGATGCGACTCCGCAAATCAAG TCTACTGGCGGCGTCCAACAAGCGGCAGAAACAGACCTGCCCGACAGTGGTCCATGCtttgatcagactccatctgaacat GTTTCTGTTGAAACCGATCCAGCTACAAACACTCCACAGGTTGGCCAGGCTTCTCTTGATTCGGAGATGCAAACTGTGTTAGCTCTACGCGAATATTTGTGTGGTCTGCAATCTGACACCAGCAG GACCATAATAGATTATGGTGAATATTCAGCGACATATTCTGATATATATGAATCTTTTGCCGATGGGAA ACTTCCATGA